Proteins found in one Dermacentor silvarum isolate Dsil-2018 chromosome 8, BIME_Dsil_1.4, whole genome shotgun sequence genomic segment:
- the LOC119462142 gene encoding uncharacterized protein LOC119462142, whose translation MLLIGGDMGDIYPGDSRNLTAYYPNLYLVDRVGYCEFEIAVPDGEKLIHTVAFNTTVPRAGSNAPAFLRDFFSPTELKTCHSPDLDPTRSCQPVLCDVKYNGVRNFFNETSQRCEATANCWDNAEEEMVYLAGSNTCRRVGEVLSDEELEFFESFQDKKPPLRSMHGYPIKVNCHEGRPDPASDWCLCDPGWESDPLDHDGFNPDLMVYHMCTVYIGVTTAATNFSSPTHRHRHHKKGFLANIPKKRRRGELERKAVLMAPSKSRGWASADGGRADIATAEDYAASGHSGADEDGPSWYTSYFSDAQMKNIVLPVLIVAVTLLSCLVIVLCIFVATECQKVNVVSKGGDVGLAVHSD comes from the exons ATGTTGCTGATTGGAGGCGACATGGGAGACATTTATCCTGGAGACAGCCGGAACCTCACGGCCTACTACCCAAATTTG tacctCGTGGACCGGGTTGGTTACTGCGAGTTCGAAATTGCAGTGCCGGATGGCGAGAAGCTGATTCACACGGTTGCTTTCAACACAACGGTGCCCAGGGCAGGATCCAATGCGCCCGCCTTCCTTCGTG ACTTCTTCAGTCCGACCGAGCTGAAGACCTGTCACAGCCCCGACTTGGACCCGACACGGTCGTGTCAGCCCGTGCTGTGCGACGTCAAGTACAACGGCGTGCGCAACTTCTTCAACGAGACGAGCCAACGCTGCGAGGCCACGGCCAACTGCTGGGACAACGCGGAAGAGGAGATG GTGTATCTGGCTGGCAGCAACACCTGCCGACGCGTGGGCGAGGTTCTGTCGGACGAAGAGTTGGAGTTCTTCGAGAGCTTCCAGGACAAGAAGCCACCACTTCGATCTATGCACGGGTACCCCATT AAGGTGAACTGCCACGAGGGACGTCCGGATCCCGCGAGCGACTGGTGCCTGTGCGACCCGGGATGGGAGAGCGACCCGCTGGACCACGACGGCTTCAACCCGGACCTGATGGTGTACCACATGTGCACCGTTTACATCGGTGTGACCACGGCCGCCACCAACTTCTCCTCGCCGACCCACCGCCACCGGCACCACAAGAAGGGTTTCCTCGCCAACATTCCCAAGAAGCGCCGCCGAGGAGAG CTGGAGCGCAAAGCAGTGCTGATGGCGCCATCGAAATCTCGAGGCTGGGCCTCGGCGGACGGCGGTAGAGCCGATATTGCGACTGCGGAAGACTACGCTGCTTCTGGCCACTCTGGAGCCGATGAAGACGGCCCTTCTTGGTACACCTCGTACTTCAGCGACGCCCAAATGAAGAACATAGTGCTACCC GTGCTTATTGTGGCGGTGACGCTGTTGTCGTGCCTCGTGATTGTCCTGTGCATCTTCGTCGCCACCGAGTGCCAGAAGGTCAACGTGGTCTCAaagggtggcgatgtgggcttggcAGTACATTCCGACTAA